Proteins encoded by one window of Candidatus Paceibacterota bacterium:
- a CDS encoding class I SAM-dependent methyltransferase — MLYKIITLARHNTLINRALRKLKKITGIKQTTNADLVRKYVKGKSFADVGALWGVNGLNSFIAEESGAGKVTAVDIYPESPKFIEEKNKRNSNIGFVQGDIHQSSTTDAIGVCDVVLCSGVLYHTPDPIHLLTRLRAICGETLILNTASIPEVPGMKNVAVLYPFLDENQRKIWNRKMTSQIGITTPYEPEEGYANWFWGMTPSSIESMLKCAGFEVIKKFISPFDSIFVCKTAPVKLSASSGEWTLPKSRA, encoded by the coding sequence ATGTTATACAAAATTATTACACTGGCTAGACACAACACTCTGATCAATAGAGCCTTAAGAAAGCTAAAAAAAATAACTGGAATAAAACAAACTACTAATGCCGACTTGGTTAGGAAATATGTTAAAGGAAAATCTTTTGCTGACGTTGGCGCACTATGGGGTGTAAATGGATTAAATTCATTCATTGCAGAAGAAAGTGGGGCAGGAAAAGTAACGGCCGTTGATATATATCCCGAGAGTCCGAAATTTATAGAAGAGAAAAATAAAAGAAATTCCAACATTGGATTCGTTCAAGGAGATATCCATCAGTCTTCAACAACCGATGCAATTGGAGTATGTGATGTTGTGCTATGTTCTGGAGTTCTATATCACACACCAGACCCTATTCACCTCCTCACGAGACTTCGTGCTATTTGCGGAGAAACTCTCATCTTAAATACTGCGTCAATTCCAGAAGTTCCGGGAATGAAGAACGTAGCAGTACTATATCCATTTTTAGATGAAAACCAGAGAAAAATCTGGAACAGAAAAATGACCAGCCAAATTGGGATAACAACTCCATATGAACCAGAAGAGGGTTATGCAAACTGGTTCTGGGGAATGACCCCTAGTTCAATAGAATCAATGCTCAAATGTGCTGGATTTGAGGTGATTAAAAAATTTATATCACCCTTCGATTCAATTTTTGTTTGTAAAACTGCTCCAGTAAAATTATCTGCTTCGTCTGGGGAATGGACTCTTCCAAAATCAAGAGCATAA
- a CDS encoding thiamine pyrophosphate-dependent enzyme, whose product MDTNQTPFQKGKELTPEDLINFETEIADLFNSAKIPSPVHLYYGNEKEIIEVFRDVKEEDWVMCSWRSHYQCLLKGVPEDRLREEILANRSISLCFPEQRIVSSAIVGGILPIAVGVAMGIKRSGGKNKVHCFMGDMTSETGIAHECIKYATNHDLPIRFIIEDNGKSVCTETLSTWKQDKLTYEDSKNPNVVYYKYQTKYPHAGAGERVQF is encoded by the coding sequence ATGGATACAAACCAGACACCTTTTCAGAAAGGGAAAGAATTAACCCCAGAAGATTTAATTAATTTTGAAACAGAAATTGCGGATTTATTTAATTCTGCAAAAATTCCTTCCCCTGTACATCTTTATTATGGAAATGAAAAGGAAATAATAGAAGTATTCCGTGATGTTAAAGAGGAAGATTGGGTGATGTGTTCTTGGCGAAGTCATTATCAGTGTCTTTTAAAGGGGGTGCCGGAAGATAGGCTTCGCGAAGAAATTCTCGCAAATAGATCAATATCACTATGTTTCCCAGAACAGAGAATAGTTTCTTCTGCAATCGTTGGTGGGATTCTTCCTATTGCAGTTGGGGTTGCAATGGGGATTAAAAGAAGTGGAGGAAAAAATAAAGTTCATTGTTTTATGGGAGACATGACATCAGAGACAGGCATAGCACATGAGTGCATTAAATACGCGACAAACCATGATTTGCCAATACGTTTTATTATTGAAGACAATGGAAAATCTGTGTGTACAGAGACACTTAGCACATGGAAGCAAGATAAACTTACATACGAAGATTCTAAAAATCCTAATGTGGTTTATTATAAATACCAAACTAAATATCCTCACGCTGGGGCAGGGGAGCGTGTTCAATTTTAA
- a CDS encoding radical SAM protein: MDKKLDVLFVNPDSSFQAYQGLSEKYTAIEPPTWALLLAQSCRAKGFGVAILDCGAEHLSVDEAVKRIDDMKPRLVCFVMYGQNPNSGTASMAGAELLGEALKHEFPEYPTCFVGSHVSALPREVLALDCVDIVLLNEGVYALHNLLRTDLEKSSFFTVRGIGFKTGGASILNPPEQVVPQERMDEDLPGYAWDLLPYREKPLDMYRAHIWHAGFNQNNRSPFAAIYTSLGCQFRCNFCMINIVNRNNNGDDISAADSPGMRFWSPGFIAGELEKLSKMGVRTVRISDEMFFLQRKYFEPLLNFVVERELGLRMWAYARVDSVQSRYLDLFKRAGIDWLALGVESGNQNVRKEVSKGTFKDVNIREVVKTVRDHDINVIANYIFGLPEDSVGTMQETLELAMELNTEEANMYPCMALPGSSLYVEAKKKGIVLPDSYAGFGFLSYHCQPMPTKHCTSAEVLRFRDEAWDIYHSNPAFLSLVEKRFGLEQRKTIEGLLGFHLKRKILGDLTPGG; encoded by the coding sequence GTGGATAAAAAATTAGACGTTTTGTTTGTTAATCCCGATTCGTCCTTTCAGGCTTATCAGGGGTTGAGTGAAAAATACACAGCAATTGAACCGCCAACCTGGGCGCTTTTGTTGGCCCAAAGTTGTCGGGCGAAAGGTTTTGGTGTCGCGATTCTTGATTGTGGCGCCGAGCACCTCTCTGTCGATGAAGCGGTTAAACGCATTGACGACATGAAACCACGTCTGGTTTGTTTCGTGATGTACGGGCAGAATCCCAACTCTGGTACAGCCAGTATGGCTGGAGCGGAGCTTTTGGGCGAAGCCTTGAAACACGAGTTCCCGGAATACCCAACATGCTTTGTTGGGTCTCATGTCAGTGCTTTGCCACGCGAAGTTCTCGCACTTGATTGTGTCGACATCGTTCTCTTGAACGAAGGCGTTTACGCACTTCACAATCTTCTTCGGACCGACCTGGAAAAATCATCGTTTTTTACTGTGAGGGGAATTGGATTCAAGACAGGAGGAGCCTCCATCCTGAATCCACCCGAACAGGTCGTTCCGCAAGAAAGAATGGACGAAGACTTGCCAGGCTACGCGTGGGATCTTCTGCCTTATCGTGAAAAGCCGTTGGATATGTATCGTGCGCACATTTGGCACGCTGGCTTCAATCAAAACAACCGGAGTCCGTTCGCCGCTATCTATACCTCACTGGGCTGTCAGTTTCGCTGTAATTTCTGCATGATCAACATCGTAAACCGTAACAATAACGGCGACGATATTTCCGCGGCGGATTCACCCGGGATGCGTTTTTGGTCGCCGGGTTTCATCGCAGGCGAGCTCGAAAAGCTTTCCAAGATGGGCGTCAGGACGGTTAGGATTTCCGATGAGATGTTTTTCCTGCAAAGGAAATATTTCGAACCGCTTCTCAACTTTGTTGTTGAAAGAGAGCTGGGACTTCGCATGTGGGCATATGCTCGCGTCGACAGCGTCCAGTCGCGGTATCTCGACCTTTTCAAAAGGGCAGGCATTGATTGGCTTGCTCTCGGGGTTGAGTCGGGGAACCAAAATGTCCGCAAGGAAGTTTCGAAAGGGACTTTCAAGGATGTGAATATCCGTGAAGTTGTGAAGACGGTCCGCGATCATGATATTAACGTTATCGCGAACTATATCTTTGGCCTGCCGGAAGATTCAGTCGGAACGATGCAGGAGACACTCGAGCTTGCGATGGAGCTTAACACGGAAGAAGCGAATATGTATCCGTGCATGGCATTGCCGGGGAGTTCTCTCTATGTCGAGGCAAAGAAGAAGGGGATTGTTTTGCCGGATTCTTATGCCGGCTTTGGATTCCTTTCTTATCATTGCCAACCGATGCCCACAAAACATTGCACATCCGCGGAAGTTTTAAGGTTCCGCGATGAAGCATGGGACATCTATCATTCCAACCCTGCTTTCCTCTCTTTGGTGGAAAAAAGGTTTGGTTTGGAACAGCGCAAAACCATCGAAGGACTACTTGGTTTTCACTTGAAGCGTAAGATTCTTGGGGACCTCACTCCAGGGGGGTAG
- a CDS encoding GDP-mannose 4,6-dehydratase, producing the protein MKQQKNKKSEARLKKIKRVLITGISGSGGSYLAEYIVKNHPKIEVHGMGRWHSTTVTDNLHEIRDKVTLHECDLMDFSSVLSALEKSKPDAIFHLAAHANVRASFQTPLSVLNNNIMGTANLFEAIRAAKINPLIQLCSSSEVYGVVDPKYVPINENTPMCPTSPYAVSKVAQDMLGYSYFKSYKMPIIRTRMFTYLNPRRTDLFATSFARQVVRIEMGLQKELVHGNLDSIRTIIDVRDAMRAYWDALMYCEPGEAYNIGGTTTMSVRDFLDTLISLAKKPIPTRVDPALLRPSDVTLQIPDTSKFCEVTGWEPNYTFKESMEHLINHWRKEVAKEITATK; encoded by the coding sequence ATGAAACAACAAAAAAATAAAAAATCTGAGGCAAGATTAAAAAAAATTAAAAGAGTTTTGATTACGGGTATTTCGGGGTCAGGGGGTAGTTATTTGGCCGAATATATAGTTAAAAATCATCCTAAAATTGAAGTTCATGGGATGGGTCGCTGGCACAGCACTACGGTTACAGACAATCTTCACGAGATTAGAGATAAGGTTACCTTACATGAATGTGATCTTATGGATTTTAGTTCTGTTTTATCGGCACTAGAAAAAAGCAAACCAGATGCAATTTTTCATTTGGCAGCCCATGCTAATGTGCGTGCGTCTTTTCAAACACCACTCTCTGTTTTGAATAATAATATTATGGGTACAGCAAACCTGTTTGAGGCTATTCGCGCGGCAAAAATTAACCCGCTTATCCAACTTTGTAGTAGTTCGGAGGTTTATGGCGTTGTAGATCCAAAATATGTTCCAATAAACGAAAATACCCCAATGTGCCCAACGAGCCCTTATGCTGTTTCAAAGGTGGCACAAGATATGCTTGGTTATAGCTATTTTAAGTCATATAAAATGCCGATAATAAGGACGAGGATGTTTACTTATTTGAACCCTCGTAGAACTGATCTTTTTGCAACTTCTTTTGCGAGACAAGTAGTTAGAATAGAAATGGGCTTACAGAAGGAGTTGGTACACGGAAATCTTGATTCAATAAGAACGATTATTGACGTAAGAGATGCCATGAGGGCATATTGGGACGCGCTTATGTACTGTGAACCAGGGGAGGCTTACAACATTGGAGGCACCACAACAATGTCCGTACGTGATTTTTTAGATACACTAATATCTCTTGCAAAAAAACCAATTCCAACTAGGGTAGACCCAGCACTACTTCGTCCATCAGATGTAACACTTCAAATACCTGATACTAGTAAATTTTGTGAAGTGACAGGATGGGAGCCAAACTACACCTTTAAAGAAAGCATGGAACACCTCATCAATCATTGGCGTAAAGAGGTTGCAAAAGAAATAACCGCCACTAAATAA